The DNA region CGAGTGAAACGCGGCCGACAACACCCGCTTCGGCGGCGAACTGTCACCTGGCGACTCGCATGTATTATATAGTTATCTAAACAAGCAAACAACAACACGAAGAATTTGTACACGCTGCGCCGTCGAATCGTCTACTCCCTCTTTCTCACATTCCATTGAGAACGTGGCACACATAGTTTATTAACAGTCTACACGTGACCCGACACGGCCTTCACCACCGACCCCACCCTCGACTCCGAATTCACTCGGTACGTGGGGTGGGGGATTGCCGCCCGTCGGACGGTCGTGAGATGCTCTCCACCTCTCGCCGTCCCTCGGAATCGGACGAAGTTCACTCGGTACGAGGTCGGCAGTTTTATCTCCGTTCCGCGTGGCTACGTGAGTCGATGACCGACTCGGAGGAGGGTTACCGCGGCCGTCGGAGTCGAGACCGGGCCGGCGACGGCCGTCGGAGTCGAGACCAGGCCGGCGACGGCCGGCCGGACACCGGATACGACGCGGACCTCCGGTCGTACACGGGGGACTCGGCGAACGATAGCTGGCCCGTCACGACCGACGGCGGCGACCGACGACACGGCACTCAGGACGACGATTGGCAGCGAGAAGGCGGTGCCAACAGAGAACGCGGCGACGACAGCAACGAGCGCGGTGGCGGCAGCGAATGCGGTGACGGTAGCGAGCGCGGCGACCCCTTCGCCGTCGGTTCCATCTTCGCCCGCGAGGAACTGCTCCGCGTCGGCTACGTCCCGGACCGCGACCGAATCATCGGTCGCGACGACGAGATTCGCGCAGTCGGGAAGGCGCTCGGTCCGGCCGTCAGGGGTGGTCCGCCGCGTAACCTGCTGCTGTACGGCAAGACGGGCACCGGAAAGTCGCTCGTCTCCAAGCACATGGCCCGCGAAGCGGGCGCGCGCGCGAGCGACAACGACATCGACCTCATCTATCAGTACGTCGACTGCTCGAACGACGACACCGAGACGCGGGCGGCGCGCGAGCTCGCACTCGGCGTGCGCGACACGCTCGAACCCGAACTCTCGATTCCGCGGAAAGGCATCGGCGCGGCGGAGTACTTCAGGCACGTCTGGGACCTCCTCGACGCCCACGACGTGCGCTCGCTCATCGTCATCCTCGACGAAGTCGACAAACTCGACGGCGACGACGACATCCTGATGACGCTCTCGCGTGCCGAGGAGTCGGGCAAAACAGAGTCGTACGTCGGCATCATCGCCATCAGCAACAAGATTCAGTACCGCGAGTCCATCGGCGAACGCGTCGATTCATCGCTGCAG from Haloprofundus halobius includes:
- a CDS encoding Cdc6/Cdc18 family protein — protein: MTDSEEGYRGRRSRDRAGDGRRSRDQAGDGRPDTGYDADLRSYTGDSANDSWPVTTDGGDRRHGTQDDDWQREGGANRERGDDSNERGGGSECGDGSERGDPFAVGSIFAREELLRVGYVPDRDRIIGRDDEIRAVGKALGPAVRGGPPRNLLLYGKTGTGKSLVSKHMAREAGARASDNDIDLIYQYVDCSNDDTETRAARELALGVRDTLEPELSIPRKGIGAAEYFRHVWDLLDAHDVRSLIVILDEVDKLDGDDDILMTLSRAEESGKTESYVGIIAISNKIQYRESIGERVDSSLQDREFVFHPYDATQLRRILENRRDAFQPDVLSADVIPKVAALAAREHGDARKAIDILRYAGAIAEESDSAQVLEAHIDSAMERAEADRFAELVSGSTPHVKYILVALASLTMRRDEEEFAKQDIYSTYKRVCANEGSDPISWDRVSRLLKEQSFLGITESRHTGGGYEKGSYRVHSLNRDPEIVLKALDSRSDV